The Misgurnus anguillicaudatus chromosome 15, ASM2758022v2, whole genome shotgun sequence genome has a window encoding:
- the chrnb4 gene encoding LOW QUALITY PROTEIN: neuronal acetylcholine receptor subunit beta-4 (The sequence of the model RefSeq protein was modified relative to this genomic sequence to represent the inferred CDS: substituted 2 bases at 2 genomic stop codons) produces MENTDANMTRTLILLVCVSNLIQSGLCADSEERLMKMLLNETRYNKLIRPAMNRAEKVTVLLQVSLAQLISVNEREQIMTTNVWLTQNWNDYRLSWDPAEYEGIDKLRIPSKHIWLPDIVLYNNADGTYEVTVFTNAIVLFNGSIAWLPPAIYKSACKIEVKHFPFDQQNCTLKFRSWTYDHTEIDLVLRSGVASMDDFTPSGEWDILALPGRRTVNPHDDTYVDLTYDFIIKRKPLFYTINLIIPCVLITSLAILVFYLPXDCGEKMTLCISVLLALTVFLLLISXIVPPTSLDVPLIGKYLMFTMVLVTFSIITSVCVLNVHHRSPSTHTMPAWVKLVFLVKLPALLFMQRPQGNSARLRLRQKRRLRDPTSLLGISYANPRKSAISSSASVLLPSSASALSSPGHIYNNRGAPLNFSYSSRKGNLRSTEFLPNDHNSTQDLRGCRGASDWGADIQEAVDGVRYVADHMMGNDDDQSVIEDWKYVAMVVDRLFLWIFVIVCVVGTLGLFLQPLFQIQTFPVQQPNTES; encoded by the exons ATGGAGAACACAGACGCGAACATGACACGGACACTGATCCTTCTCGTTTGCGTTTCTAATCTCATTCAAA GTGGGCTGTGTGCAGATTCAGAGGAACGCTTAATGAAAATGCTTCTGAATGAGACACGCTATAATAAGCTTATCAGGCCGGCTATGAACAGGGCAGAGAAAGTGACGGTTCTTCTACAAGTTTCTTTAGCCCAGCTTATCAGTGTG AATGAAAGAGAACAAATCATGACTACAAACGTCTGGCTCACTCAG AACTGGAACGATTATCGACTTTCATGGGACCCAGCTGAATACGAGGGAATTGACAAGCTCAGGATTCCCTCCAAACACATCTGGCTGCCTGATATAGTGCTGTATAACAA TGCCGATGGTACGTACGAGGTGACAGTCTTTACCAATGCCATTGTGCTGTTTAATGGGAGCATTGCCTGGCTCCCTCCTGCTATATATAAGAGTGCCTGTAAGATTGAGGTCAAACACTTCCCCTTTGATCAGCAAAACTGCACGCTTAAATTTcgctcctggacatatgaccATACTGAGATTGACCTTGTGTTACGATCTGGGGTGGCCAGCATGGATGACTTCACTCCGAGCGGTGAATGGGACATCTTAGCTCTACCAGGAAGGAGAACGGTCAACCCTCATGACGACACTTATGTCGACTTGACTTATGACTTCATCATCAAGCGCAAGCCGCTCTTCTACACCATAAATCTCATCATACCGTGCGTGCTCATCACTTCACTGGCCATCCTGGTCTTTTACCTCCCATAGGACTGTGGTGAGAAGATGACCCTGTGTATTTCGGTTCTCCTTGCGCTCACTGTCTTCCTTCTTCTGATATCATAGATTGTGCCACCCACTTCCTTGGACGTACCCTTGATTGGAAAATACCTAATGTTTACCATGGTGTTAGTAACATTTTCCATCAtcacaagtgtgtgtgtgctaaACGTGCACCACCGATCTCCAAGTACGCACACCATGCCGGCTTGGGTGAAGCTGGTCTTCCTGGTCAAACTTCCGGCACTGCTTTTCATGCAAAGGCCTCAAGGGAACTCGGCACGACTGCGGCTGCGCCAGAAAAGGCGTCTGAGAGACCCGACGTCATTGTTGGGCATCAGTTATGCAAATCCTCGCAAATCTGCCATCTCTTCCTCTGCCTCTGTTTTGCTGCCATCGTCAGCATCTGCTCTCTCTTCACCAGGACACATTTACAACAACAGGGGAGCGCCTCTCAATTTCAGCTACAGCTCTCGGAAAGGAAATTTACGGTCCACAGAGTTTCTTCCCAATGACCACAACTCGACGCAGGACCTGAGGGGTTGTAGGGGGGCCTCGGATTGGGGTGCTGATATTCAGGAGGCTGTGGATGGGGTTCGTTATGTAGCTGATCACATGATGGGAAATGACGATGATCAAAGT GTCATCGAGGACTGGAAGTATGTTGCCATGGTGGTGGACAGGTTGTTTCTGTGGATctttgtgattgtgtgtgtagTGGGAACTCTTGGTCTTTTTCTCCAGCCTCTCTTCCAGATTCAGACTTTTCCTGTCCAACAGCCCAATACGGAATCATAG
- the chrna3 gene encoding neuronal acetylcholine receptor subunit alpha-3: MNARSFLLHICHFMFFYLTGVKGSEAEHKLFTEIFSNYNQYIRPVENVSDPVIVQFEVSMSQLVKVDEVNQIMETNLWLRHIWNDYKLKWDPKEFGGVEFIRVPSKKIWKPDIVLYNNAVGDFQVDDKTKALLRFNGEVTWIPPAIFKSSCKIDVTYFPFDYQNCTMKFGSWTYDKAKIDLVLVGSTINLNDFWESGEWTIIHAPGYKHDIKYNCCEEIYTDITYSLYIRRLPLFYTINMIIPCLLISFLTVLVFYLPSDCGEKVTLCISVLLSLTVFLLVITETIPSTSLVIPLIGEYLLFTMIFVTLSIVITVFVLNVHYRTPKTHVMPRWVRHVFLGLLPRVMFMTRPEKDPGSPGYTEASPRPCTFQRPGSFPTHFPKQDSLPGSLPPRPHLLLCTELNNLSEACKTGSSFLCREGRCSCCWKQNASKLSTEGGAGGIMGSGEGGSSCSSSESLNGGFLCMPSLSPEVREAIESVKYIAENMKLQNDAKEVQDDWKYVAMVIDRIFLWVFVLVCILGTAGLFLQPLLLGEDI, translated from the exons ATGAACGCCAGGTCTTTCCTGCTTCACATCTGCcactttatgtttttttatctgaCTG GGGTTAAAGGCTCTGAGGCAGAGCACAAACTGTTCACTGAGATCTTCTCCAATTATAACCAGTACATCAGACCAGTGGAGAATGTGTCTGACCCAGTCATAGTTCAGTTTGAAGTGTCCATGTCACAACTTGTCAAAGTG gatGAGGTCAACCAGATTATGGAGACCAATCTTTGGCTGCGACAT ATATGGAATGATTATAAGCTGAAGTGGGATCCCAAAGAATTTGGAGGTGTGGAGTTCATCCGTGTGCCCTCGAAGAAGATCTGGAAGCCAGACATAGTGTTGTACAACAA TGCAGTTGGAGACTTCCAGGTGGATGATAAGACTAAAGCTCTTCTGCGCTTCAATGGAGAGGTAACCTGGATCCCACCAGCCATCTTTAAGAGCTCATGCAAGATTGATGTTACATACTTCCCATTTGACTACCAGAACTGCACCATGAAGTTTGGCTCGTGGACCTACGACAAGGCTAAAATCGACCTGGTGCTGGTTGGTTCCACCATAAACCTGAATGATTTCTGGGAAAGTGGAGAGTGGACGATTATCCATGCTCCTGGGTACAAGCATGATATCAAGTACAACTGCTGCGAAGAGATCTACACGGATATTACTTACTCTCTCTATATTCGCCGCCTGCCGCTTTTCTACACCATAAACATGATCATTCCCTGTCTGCTCATCTCCTTTCTGACGGTTCTGGTTTTCTATCTACCTTCGGATTGTGGTGAGAAGGTGACGTTGTGTATTTCCGTTCTCCTCTCCCTAACTGTTTTTCTCCTGGTAATCACAGAAACCATTCCATCAACTTCTCTTGTCATCCCTCTGATCGGAGAGTATCTTCTTTTCACCATGATATTCGTTACTCTTTCCATTGTAATCACAGTCTTCGTGCTCAATGTACATTACCGCACACCAAAGACGCATGTCATGCCACGTTGGGTGCGTCATGTCTTTCTTGGTTTGCTCCCTCGGGTCATGTTCATGACCCGGCCTGAGAAGGACCCAGGGAGCCCCGGCTATACGGAAGCCAGTCCACGGCCCTGCACCTTTCAAAGACCAGGCTCCTTTCCCACACATTTCCCTAAGCAGGACAGTCTGCCGGGAAGCCTTCCACCCCGCCCTCATCTCCTCTTGTGCACTGAGCTCAATAACCTGAGTGAGGCATGTAAAACAGGGTCCAGCTTCTTGTGTAGAGAAGGACGATGTTCATGCTGCTGGAAGCAAAACGCCTCTAAACTATCCACAGAGGGGGGAGCAGGTGGAATCATGGGAAGTGGAGAAGGAGGAAGTAGTTGTTCCAGCTCTGAATCTCTGAATGGAGGGTTTTTGTGTATGCCAAGTCTTTCACCTGAAGTCAGAGAGGCTATTGAGAGTGTGAAGTACATTGCGGAAAACATGAAGTTACAAAATGATGCCAAAGAG GTACAAGATGACTGGAAGTATGTTGCCATGGTGATTGATAGGATCTTTCTGTGGGTCTTTGTCCTTGTGTGCATTCTGGGTACAGCTGGACTCTTCTTGCAGCCCCTCCTGTTGGGCGAGGACATTTGA